The window ccaggaaggcctcaccttGGAAAAAGCCCCGAGCGAGGGCTGGAGGCAAGGAAAGCGTGGAGGACCAAAACATGAAGAAAGACCACGTCTCTATTTCTATCCATTCTCCACTCCCtttactgcccccctccccttgtcccttctctccctctcccattctAGAGCTGACTCACAGGTTGTCTGCTGTAGTCAACAGCCTAGTGTCTCTCCACCTCCTAATTCTCCACTCCCCCCTCCATCAGGAGCTGACTCGACCTGTAGCCATTATCCCCTCCAtagttcccttcttcctccctcttacACCCCTTCTTATATTGCTGATTCACCTGTAGCCATCAGCCCTTCCCCCTCAAacattcccccctttccctttctccctccttaccccGCCCCCATCCCACTGCAGCcagctttccccctccctcctccatctctGGCCAGTCTTGAGACTGTTTCCATGGCAACTCTCACTCTAAGCTTTCCACTGGCtggtcctccccctcccccagtccagcGGCAGAGACCCAGAATAGGGGGAGGAGGTGTGGCCAGAGAGACCGGAGAGGAGGCTCCAAGGtcaccttcctcctcttcttcctcttcttcctcctcttcttcataaGGAAAGAGCTGCATTTAGAGGAAAGAGATATAGGGCCAAAATAGGGGAAGGCAGTAGATCCTGCTTATAGAAAGGATGGTGTTATTAAGGAAGGCCCAAGCACACCTCCATTCCCTAGCTTTTAGTTCCCCCCTCCTTCAGttgctcccccttccccttcccccctcccccttcattaATAAATGAAGGCTTGAATAAAGCCCTGTTTCCAGCCCAGAAATCCCACAGTCCTCCCCAACTCTTAACCCAGTCCTTTTCACACCTTACCCTCTATGAAGCCCCTTTGTTTCCCTCCCATGCCCACTCTCGAAGGGCACTCTCTCCCCCTTAGATTCCTatctccatccatccttcctaGGCTATGCACTGCCACCTAAAGTCTAAGAGTGAGATCCATCTCTCTGCCCATAAAGCTCCCTAACTGGCCAGCTCTTCATACTCCCTGAAATTTTGAAATTGAATTGAAGAGATCTAGATTCTAATTCTAGTTTAGCCATTCcaagctgcatgaccttgggaaagtcttcAAGCATATAAAGGCTGTCCTAAAGCTGAGAAAGCTGGCTTTGTTCTTCTGCCTGGCCTGGAaagaaagattggggggggggggggaaatggggaagaatAACCTGAAAGCATATTGCAGCTTCTTCTTGGAGTAAGAACTTCCTAACCATCACACCTgtccaacaacaaaacaacagcacTTCCGAGTGGGCATGCGCGAGAGCacgtgtgcgcgcacacacacacacacacacacacacacacacacacacacacacctttagaAATAATGATAATTTAAGAGATAGTGACTTCCCCATCCCTAGAAGTATCCCAGCAAGAGCTGGATTAttacttgttgggtatgttgtagggagtgtcatagatttagagctggaaggtcatccagtctaacccctccccctcatttaacagatgaagaaattgaccctcagagaagttaaatcacttgcccaaggtcatattcaATATatagattttaacttgggtcctctgactccaagcccaagaTTTGGAATACCTTTCTGAACAGAGAATTCCAAGagcaaccaggtggtgcagtggataaagcaccagttctggagtcagaaggacctgagttcaaagctgacctcagacacttgacacttactagctgtgtcacttaaccctcattacctgggggggggggaagagagagagagaggattcctATGCAATCCCTCAGACCCCTTTTGGATCCAGGAATTTttcataacatatatatatataaaataagtatacattaccttttactgttgccaaatttttctgtacccacacattcagttatatgactcCATATGTAgtctcgacccacagtttaagaagctttggactagatgacttctgagatctctCCCTCCAGTTCTCAGATGCTTTCATttcaagtcactaaatctctctgaaccacagtttcctcctctgtaaaatgaagctgttggactagatggatgaTCTCTTAACTCAAACTTCCCAGTTTAAACATTCTCAGTtgtaagatcctttccaactctgacattggTTAAGCTGTGATTCTTGAATTCTTAGATTCTTTCATTACAATTCACTTAACATTCTCGAGTACTTTTGACTCCAGAAAGAAGGCTTTAGGATCCAAATGCAAATAGctatggaaagggaaaggggtcATACCTTAATCTCTTAATAGGCAAAACCCTGTTGGGGGTGGGCGTGGGGTTGGTTCAtctaattaaataaacatttggtaagtacctattatgttctGAGCACTAGGCATTAGGGATAGAGACTGGTGCtgtcattttattgatatagggaactcttaAGGGAGGCACCACCCTCTACTAATCTAGATCTACACCTatgtaacttaaagtcttagagagttacctagggcatttagagattgagtgacttgctcagggtcacacagctaatgcacattgggggatgggggaggcttgaacaggtcttcctgactccaaagttggTTCTGTCTGCACTCTGCCTTGTAGCCttcactgggaataaaaaaacGAAAAACAATATGAACAtgaccctcaagaaacttacaaccTTCTAAGGGAGACGTAAGTAAGTGTAATGAAAGTGAATGTaactggggaagagaagagaccCAGACAAAGAGTTATCAGATCTAATTCTTACACAAATGCCACTCAACGGGCTGTTGGGATCCAAGAACCCAGAGGATCGTGAGGAAGAAACCCAGACTGAATGTGAGATGGTGATGAAGAACCCTGTTTGAGTTGtgtgggaggaaaagagggaagaaagtcaGGATGCCTAGAGAGCAGAAAGGACCCTCTGAGGTatatggaaaggagaaaatgcaCTTTCCCTTTCAAAGATGCCTTGGCCATCTGTTGTAAACTGATTTCCCCCAATAATTATGTTGGAAGGCTagaggatcacagaatttagagcaaGAAATACCTTTTAAACATAGAgtacagaatgtcagggctggaagatCCCATCCCTAGAAATTTCCtggttttacagataagcaaactgaggtccacagagctGAAAAGATTTACCCAAGTTCAAATAGCATATGAGAAACAAgtggaattcaaattctgactttctACCACACCAGAGCAGAGTAGTTAGAAAAGGGTTATGGAGGAAGTAGGACTTGAAACAGGTTTCATACCCCATTTGGTATGTTAAAGGtaagacctgggggcagctaagtggcacagtggataaggcaccggccctagattcaggaggacctgagttcaaattcagtcaaggtgacacttgacacttactagctatgtgaccctgggcgagtcacttaaccctcattgacccgcagaaaacagaaaacaaacacaaaaatgaacaCAAAACAAGGTAAGATCTGGCCTAGGGGACTAATGGGCTGTGGAGTACTTTTGGGAGCTCTGATCTTAAGCCCTAATTTTTCCTCCCACTCTCAGACAGAAAAATGATGCCTGCTCGAGAAAGGCCATGTGCCTGCGGCCGTGGTCCCCACGAGGACCATGGGAAATGGAATGGGGTTCGTTCCTACCTGCACCTCTTCTATGAGGACTGCGGAGGTGCAGCCCACCCTGAGGAGGTGGAGGACCCCACTCCAAATAACCAGGACACTTGTGACTGGTCCTCCTCCTTCTGGAAGGTAAGCCTTTGCCACCTCCCCCTCCAAATTGCTGGCCTTAGCCCAGAATTTGAATTGTCAGAGTTTTAGGGACTCAGAGGAGGGAGAAGTAACAATAAGCTGAGGTGATCAAAAAAGATTTCTAAAATAAAGCAACATTTGAGGTACACCTTGAGGGACAGGTGAGATACAAAGGGAGGTAAGAATGAGTGTTGAGGGGAGGGAGCCTTTGGAGAAAAGACTGGCTTGTCTGGaataggtcttcttgactctgatgCCAGCTCTCTATACACTATACCAGGCTGCCTCTCCGTCTACCATCTCAAGCCCACTAAACTGGTAGAGTGGATACAATTAGATGCTGTGGGGCTATGGGCAAACAGGTGTGCTattacattgttggtggagctgtgaattagtgaATCTTTTGGGAAAGCAAACTGGTGATATAATCATAAAAGCAACAAGACGGATCATACTCTTTTGACTCAGAGATCCTACTATCCATAAGGAAGTTATGCTCTAATAGTCCAGtggatctcatcaatgtgggtactcTATCCTCTCATGCAGATTGCAATTCATCCATACTTTCTCATCCCATACAAAACTTGCCCATGTTCTTCTGTAAAATATCCATAGAAGATCCATCCAATGTGCCACAGGTCTTCTCTGATTCAATTAATATTTTGTGGGTGCCAGTAATATTCAGGTTATCTATATGTTATATCTCAGCCTTGGTACATGAACTGTCCATCTCCTTTGCCAGTGATTCATGTCCTCGAGGATACCTATTACATCATCATGCTACAGTCATTGTTGATAATATGCTACATCCTGATCACACCCACCACcttttccattgctctttgggtcAGCCCTTTGAGGCTGTGAATTTTTTGAACTTTTGTTCCATGGTTCACCTAGCCAAGACATACATAGCACTGGATTATTTCTACAGTCTACCCATCCAATGGAATATCATACTCTAAGTGATatacatttttcatccacttggttctTCCTGTATGACTACATAGTTCATATGAATACTATATTTGTAATAGCTCACCtcataccccacccccaaagctgGAACAAGGTAGTATGGCGTAAAGGAATTTCATACCACTGgatttgattgattgaaattaaaggacctgggttcaagtcccagttcaAGTTTACTATTCATGTAATCTTGGGAAATCACTTATCCTCAttggggctcagttttctcatcggtaaaatggCTGGGAGGTGGGAACgcagttggactacatgaccacTAAGGTCTTTTCTGAATACTATAAAGACCATTTACAAAATTGAAACAACCCATTTTTACTGACTGCCCTAAGTATGGATGTCGCTAGTTGCCcacccaccccctacccccaccaccTGTCTTCCTCTTCCCAGGGAATTGTGTCCTTGTCACTCCTCTTGCTGCTTCTGGGAGCTGCTGCCCTGACCACGGGCTATGCTGTGCCACCTAAGTTGGAGGGCATCGGAGCGGGAGAGTTTCTGGTTCTGGACCAGCGAGCAGCTCAGTACAACAAGGCTCTAGGCACTTGCCGCCTAGCTGGCAGTGCTCTCTGTGCTGTTGCTGCGATTCTGCTGAGTACTTGCATGCTCTTGGTCCTGTTGACCCGACTCAAGCCAGAACCCAAGGCAGAGCCTGTGGACAGGGAGGATGAAGAAGCGCAGCAGCTGGCACCCATCCTATGCCAGAGGCCCCAGAGCTGGTGGGGACCTGGGCTTCCCTTCCACTGTCATGAGTATCCCCTTTGGTCCCTCATGGGTCCAGACTATTGGGCCCAAGTGAAAGTCCTAAGCCTAGCTCAGGAAGAGCCCACTAGTGGGAGGGGGCACCACTGATTCAGAATTTGTGTGTTCCTGCCCTTTGGGGCCACTCTTCTGCTCGacattcctttccccctttctgtctccttttccttcctgatCCCCATGGGACACTTGATCCACTGCTACTCACCCACTCCCATCCCCAAGAAATTAGACCAAGGGGTGGAATGCCCAGGGTTAGGGGCCTCTACTGTTCCTTCCCCCATCcttattggggaatggccaacAGGGAAGAGTCCCCCCAAAAGCACAACACAGCTCCCTCTTTTTCTAGCCTGGAACCTGGATCTCATGAACTCACTCTGCCACTGAagaactgtgtgatcttgggtaagtctctcctctcttggcttgttttcctttccattcaaGAGCTAAAAACTTGCTAAGGTTCTTCCTAGCTCTGATTGTCTATGGTTCTATATTCTAACATTATgtgtaccttccagctctaaaattctacatTCCATCCTCTAACATGttctgttctaaggttccttccaagcTCCAGAATTTTATGGTCTGTGTTTTAAAGTTCTATATTCTCAGGTCACCAATGTTCTATGTTCCtcatattctgtgttctaaggtcccttccagctctgtcattttGTGACTCAGACACTCAAAGTCTTTGTCTCTTCATAGAAAAAGTAATTTGGGAGGGAGATGAGATAGGACCCCTGTGCATGTATCCCTTCCTAAGATGGTTAaacttatctccctcccctcccctcaaaaaggATGCTTCCTGCCTCCCTTAACAGGTCATCATGTATTAAGAAATCCTCATATTTGCATCTCACTTTAAAGCACTCATATCTATCGTAccatatgatcctcacaaaaattctgTGAGAGAGGCAAAGCTAggataattatttccattttacagaggaggaaaccgaggacCAAGCTGAGGAAGAGACTTTCCTATCTCAAAGAGAGTCGGTGGCAGAAGTGGAAAACAGACCCAGGTCACCCGATTCCCACTCCAGTGCTATTTCCAACGAACTAGCTCCCAGGGGTGGGGAGCTGGGCTTTCTGGATGGAGACATGAGTGTATCCCTGGAAGAAATCGATGTGTCCATGCTCTGCCCCCCCAAGCCAGTTTCTCAAGTATCCCCATCCTGGGTTCAACAGCAAGAGGTATCCTTTCTCCCATCACCACCAGGGGGCAACCTGTGCCCAGGACTGGCATAGGGAGGGAGTTGGAGTTCATCCTGCTTATCTGAAAAACCACCTGGCTACCAGAGTCTCAGCTCCACTGGTGTATAGGGTCACTGGCCTAACCCCACTTTTGCCTGACCCCCAAGCCCTCTCTGTTTCCTGCTTCCCCTGTCTTCTCCCTCAATAAAAAGTCAGGATGGATCTTGAGAACCTCTTCTCTCCTACCCAGACAATGATGACATGAAGGGCAGGCAGAGGTGTAGATACCATGTAGGGGAGGCACCAAAGAGGGTGGTAAGATCATGCTGTGGGCAGCCTGGATGGTGGGTGCCTTGGGAAACAACTTGGGATGTGGTCCCCATGGACGGAGAAAACCTGGGGGTGTAGGTACTTTGGAGGAAAGTCACTTTGGGACGGACACTGTGGAAGGCAGACACCTTGAGGTATGGGCACCATAAAAGTAGATACCTTGGGATGTGTAGTTATCTTAAAGTATGGGCATCACTTTGAGATGCTGCCCCAACTGAGGATGGGCACTATGGATGATGGGCACATTGGTGTGTATCTACTATGAAAGGTGGGTATCTTGGGATGTGGGCACATAGGATATGGATActatggggggcagggggaaaacACTTGGGGATATGGTCCCATGGAGATTTGGGGGGTTAGGGCATGTGGAAGGCAGGCGGATCCTGGGCACCCTGGGTGGCAAGTGGGCCTGGGTACCTCAGGGCACCATGGTCAATTAAGGAGAAGTCTAGAGAGACCTGTCACCTCCCTCTGCCATCCCCACCCAGGAAAACCTggcccttcccccaacccccacctctcCAGCAGAAAAACAAGAGAGACAATAGGGCCTTCAGGTTTAAGAAGTgcccttggggggcagctagatggtgcagtggatagagtaccagccctggagtcaggaggacctgagttcaaatgtgacctcagacacttgacatttactagctgtgtgaccctgggcaagtcacttaaccccaaatgcctcaaaaaaaaatttaaaaagaagtgcCCTTGGCCTCCTTTTGCATCACAAATTTTGCTCTGTTATTAAGTCAATGactcaaccaacaagcatttcttaggagcctactatgtaccaagcatttCTGAGAGCTGGGGTTGCAAAGACTAAAAAGAGCTTATACAGATGGGCTTCATGTAAAGAGGGACTATAATTAGGGAGGGCTGGGAGTGTCCTAGTGAGGTGACAGTTAcccacttgttttgttttgttttttaattttggggaggggagggacagctcggtggcacagtggatagagcaccggccctggagtcaggagtacctgagttcaaatccgacctcagacacttaacacttaccagctgtgtgaccctgggcaagtcacttaaccccaattgcctcactaaaaaaaaaaatgggggggcagggggtggggaaatgagggttaagtgacttgcccagggtcacacagctagtgtcaagtgtatgaggctggatttgaactcaggtcctcctgaatccactgtgccacctagctgccccctacccactTGTTCTGAACTCTCTTGACCAGATCCCCGGGAACATTCAGCAATTCAGATACTGTCAGTCAACTGTGGAGAAGGGCAGAAGACAATTgactccacccctcccccaagagTGAGTTAGGGGAACTGTCCCTCTGGTGACCTGGCCTACAAACTCTAGGGAGGGCTCCAGGGCTGCCCCAGCCCTCACATCTCCCAGAAACACCCGAGgctcatccttcctttcttccaactCTGGTCAGGTGGTTGTGGTAGGGAAGGACAGGAAGTGGATGTAGTTTCCTTAGAGTTTTCCTGACTAGTTCAACTCTTTTTCTTGGTGTAAAGACTCTTTTATGTGGGTCAAGGCTATCTGCTCCCCCCTAGGAAGGAGGCATTACACTAGGAAACagtatttccttttcttaaaccccacccacccccaagctGTGTCCTCCCACTTCGAAGCACTGCCCCCCAATCCGGAGCCAGTCTAATCAGTCCTTCCTTCCCTGATCCCCAGGCCACTGTCCCCTACCCCTCATCACTGTGCAGTGAGTCAGAGTTCCTCCCCAGAAACCTGAGGAAGGCTGTTCCCAAGACTGAGCAGGACagccctccccatcccctccagAAGAAGAAGGGACAGCTCCAGGGCCCTGAATGCCATGACCATCCCATGTCCAGCAACCCCACTAGATTTAGACATCTAGACGGAGGTCGCTATATAATCAAGAGAGTCAACCAGAAGGGATGCagagagaggtgaagagagagagagggagggacaagcagagaaagagagacagatgcaaaatgagattggagaaaaaagaaaacttcatccATGGTGAGTCTTGGATATTTCTGGATGTTTGGCAGGAATATCCTCTACCTATTCACCCCAAACCAATAAGGTTGGGATCTTCTTTGGAGTTGAGGGTAGGGGGTGAGGAGCAAAAGTGACTCTACCCTTCCCCTGTCCTTCCTTACTCCAACAAACTTTGGGAGAAGTATCTCCTATACAGGCCTGGTTCTTTCCAGTATTGGTTATCTCAAGGAGGCCTACATAGATGTCTAGAATTCCAAGACCCTGAACTCAAACCTACTTTGCTAAGCCCAACCCAACAGTCTTGGCCTGAGGATAGTGACCATTGTGATCCCCAGGCCTCAGGCTTCCTGGACAATCCTGAGAATCCCAGAAATTTCCATAGTCTGACCATCTCTTTGATGGAATCCATAGATCAACTTCCCATACCCCAGCCCCTCCCACCCCAGTCTCTGACTACAAATGcaatggtcacatagctaatctaATGAATGGCAAGAGCCCTCTACATATAAAACCTCAGTGTGAGTCCCTGGGAGTTACTGACTTTGGGCCAGGTctatcccttcccctttcttaaGCCTCCCAGTTTCCCAGGATGCTACTCTCCATCTCTTTGCCTACACACAGCACAGAAATGGTTACAGGTTCTGAAAGTTCTGACCAATTCAGGAAGTCTCCAACGATGGGCCTCCTTGGTCCTCTGACGGGGAGCCCCACTAAAAATAGAAGGGTTCCTCATCAGAGGTAGAGCTGCCAGGGAACAGATTTGCTGAGTCACAAGGTCCTTGGGAACTATCTCCTAAGGAGGAGAGGGGTCACTATTTGTGTTGGTGGAGAGTTTCCAGAGCAGTGAGTTCACTGATCTTTTGAAGGTGATACTGATCATTCTGGACTACTGAGAAACAACAGCCCCTGGGAAGAATGTTCTTTGTCATGCCCTCAAGCCCCAGCACAAGTCAACCATCAACTGACATAGGAGTGGattctgtatgtgtatatgtatgggtaGGTACACATCAGGTGTATATATGTAGACTGACACAGTGATTTGAGGGCCagccttaaagccaggaagacctgggttcaagttctagttTTGACAACATTTTGAAacgagtgaccttggacaactcacgtGATTTCTCATTGTACCAGGAAACTCTTTATGATGATAAGTTACAAAAAggttgctgatttgcattggtgTAAGGTGTTTCCATAATGGGAAtacctatgccaatgaaatcacagatttggacAATGTTCCTTCCCCTCCAAATGAAAAGGCGGTATTCAGGCATTTGGTTTACATGTTCCATGTGGGTTTCATGTGTCCAAACACAATGGCAGGTGCACACAGAGTTTTGTTTCAATTCAACACTTATTCAGCACCTCCTAGGTTCAGCtagcactaggcctagagtcagaaagatctgagttcaaacccagcctcagacacttactggttgtcaTTTAACCCATAGTAGAAGCTATCTAAAAGATTATGCCATGTGGTGGTTGCTATGAACATGAAATCTGAAAAACAAGTAGGTTACAATCAGCTTGAGAGTAGGAACAGTTTTATGATATACACAAATAAGGTTTCTAGGttgagtgtggggcagctaggtggcacggtagatagaatgttggacctggagtcaggaagatcagagttcaaattcagtcttggacatttaatagttgtgtgacccagggtcagtcacttaaccctgtctacctcagcttcctcatctataaaatgaactggagaaggaaatagcaaaccactccagcctcTTTGACACAG is drawn from Dromiciops gliroides isolate mDroGli1 chromosome 2, mDroGli1.pri, whole genome shotgun sequence and contains these coding sequences:
- the NRSN2 gene encoding neurensin-2, producing MMPARERPCACGRGPHEDHGKWNGVRSYLHLFYEDCGGAAHPEEVEDPTPNNQDTCDWSSSFWKGIVSLSLLLLLLGAAALTTGYAVPPKLEGIGAGEFLVLDQRAAQYNKALGTCRLAGSALCAVAAILLSTCMLLVLLTRLKPEPKAEPVDREDEEAQQLAPILCQRPQSCLEPGSHELTLPLKNCVILEEETEDQAEEETFLSQRESVAEVENRPRSPDSHSSAISNELAPRGGELGFLDGDMSVSLEEIDVSMLCPPKPVSQVSPSWVQQQEVSFLPSPPGGNLCPGLA